Below is a genomic region from Mesorhizobium sp. NZP2298.
TATGAGGGTGAAAAAATCGTCTTCGAGCGCAATTTCGAGGAAAAGATTCCACGCGCGCTCGTTTGAGATCCCAAGACGTTGGTCCAAATGCGACGTACGATTTACGCCACGGCATGTCGCATTCGGTCTTGCTTACGGCATTGGCTTACCGTCATTATTCAGGGAGAATTAAAAACAAAAATCGACCGTAGAGTCGAACCAACAGAGTGAGGAACTCAATTATGTCAAACGAACTGGAATTCCTTAGCCGGCGTGTTGCAGCGGGCAAGCTGAGCCGTCGTGACTTTCTCGGCAGGGCGGCGGCACTCGGCATCGCCGCACCTTTCGCCAACTCGCTTCTTTCAAGTGCGGCGCGCGCGGCAGGCCCGGTCAAGGGCGGCACGCTGAAAGCCGGCCTGGTCGGCGGTGAATCCACCAACAGCCTCGATCCGGCACTGATGATGACGCAGGTGCCGTTCGCCTTCGGCAAGTGCTGGGGTGAAATGATCGTCGAGCTGTCCCCCGACGGCAAGCTCGAGAATCGCATCGCCGAAGACATCGGCTCATCCAAGGACGCCAAGGTCTGGACGCTGAAGATCCGCGACGGCGTCGAGTTCCACAACGGCAAGACCGTGACCGCCGAGGACGTGGCCGCCACGCTCGAGCGCCATTCGGACGAGAAGTCGAAATCCGGCGCGCTCGGCTACATGAAGGGCATCGAGACCATCAAGGCCAGCGGCAAGGAAGTGGTGCTGACCCTGAAAGAGGCCAACGCCGACCTGCCCTACCTGCTCAGCGACTATCACCTGATCGTCCAGCCCAATGGCGGCAAGGACAAGCCTGATGCCGGCATCTCGGCCGGCCCGTACGTGGTCAAGACCAATGAGCCCGGCGTGCGCCATGGCGGCGAGCGTTTCGCCAACTACTGGCAGGGCGACAAGATGGGCCATGCCGACCAGATCGAAGTCATCGTCATCAATGACGCGACGGCGCGCACGGCGGCCCTGCAGGGCGGCCAGGTCAACATGATCAACCGCGTTGAGCCGAAGATCGTCGACCTGATCAAGCGCGTGCCGGGCGTGACCATCCGCAACCATGCGGGTCCGGGCCACTATGTCTTCATCATGCATTGCAACACGGCGCCGTTCGACAACAACGACCTCAGAATGGCGCTGAAGCTCGCTATCGATCGCGAGGAGATGCTGACCAAGGTGCTGCGCGGTTATGGCTCGCTCGGCAACGACTTCCCGATCAACGCCGCCTATCCGCTGTTCACCGAGATCGAGCAGCGCAAGTACGATCCCGACAAGGCCAAGTTCCACTACAAGAAATCGGGCCATGACGGCACCGTGCTGCTGCGGACCTCGGACGTTGCCTTCCCCGGAGCGGTCGATGCCTCCCAGCTCTTCCAGCAGAGCGCGGCCAAGGCCGGCATCAAGATCGAGCTCAAGCGCGAACCTGGCGACGGCTACTGGAACGAGGTCTGGAACAAGCAGCCCTTCTGCGCTTCCTACTGGGGCGGGCGTTCGACGCAGGACCAGATGTACTCGACCGCCTATCTGTCGACCGCCGACTGGAACGACACGCGCTTCATGCGTCCGGACTTCGACAAGATGGTGCTGGCGGCGCGCGCGGAACTCGACGAGGCCAAGCGCAAGCAGATGTACCACGACATGGCTGTGCTGGTGCGCGACGAAGGCGGCCTGATCCTGCCGATGTTCAACCAGTTCATCGACGCCACCGGCGCCAAGGTCGATGGCTGGGTGGACGATCCGCACCAGGAACTGATGAACGGCTACGCCCTGGCGAAGTGCTGGCTGCAGGCCTGAGTCCGGCTTTGCAGAGATGTCTTCACCCATCCTGAAACTAATCGCCCAGCGCATTGCGCTGGGCATCCTCCTTCTGTTGGCCATATCGGTCCTGATCTTCGCCGGCACCCAGATCCTGCCCGGCGACGTCGCACAAGCCATTCTGGGACAATCGGCGACACCGGAGTCGCTCGCCAATCTGCGCGAGCAGCTCGGGCTGAACGATCCGGCCTATGTCAGGTATTTCCATTGGCTCGGCGGTGTGCTGACCGGCGACCTCGGCACGGCCATGTCGAGCGGCCAGGATATCGCCACCTCGATCAAAGGCCGGCTGTGGAATACGCTGTTCCTTGCCTTCTGGGCGGCGATCGTGGCGGTGCCGCTGGCGATCATCCTCGGCCTGATCGCCGTGCGCTACCGCAATGGCTGGGTCGACAAGCTGATCTCCGGGCTGGCGCTCGCCTCCACCTCCTTCCCCGAATTCTTCATCGGTTATCTCCTGGTCTATTTCTTCGCCGTGAAATGGCAGATCTTCCCCGCCATCTCGACCGTCTATGACGGCATGCCGTTCGGCGAGCGGATGCAGGCCATCGCGCTTCCGGCGACGGCGCTCACCCTGGTGGTGCTCGCCCATATGATGCGCATGACCCGCGCGGCGATCCTCAACGTCATGCAGTCGGCCTATGTCGAGACGGCGGAGCTCAAGGGCCTTTCGGCCTTCGCGGTCATCCGCAAGCACGCCTTCCCGAACGCGATCGCGCCGATCATCAACGTCGTCATGCTCAATCTCGCCTATCTCATCGTCGGCGTGGTCGTGGTCGAGGTGATCTTCGTCTATCCCGGCATGGGCCAGTATCTGGTCGACCACGTCACCAAGCGCGACGTGCCGGTGGTGCAGGCCGTCGGCCTGATCTTCGCCGCCGTCTACATCAGCCTCAACATCATCGCGGACATAGCGGCGATCGTCGCCAATCCGCGTCTCAGACATCCAAAGTGAGGGGGCGGGCATGCTCGATATAAAACGCATCCCCATCCCCGCGCTGATCGGCCTGGTGCTGACCGCCCTGTTCGTGCTGGCGGCGGTCTTCGCACCGTTGATCGCCCCGCACGGCAATGCCGAGATCGTCGGCGACGTCTGGGAGCCGATGTCGGCAACGCATTGGCTGGGCACCGACAATCTGGGCCGTGATCTCTTGTCGCGCATGATCTACGGCGCCCGCATCACCCTGTTCATCGCCGTGCTGGCCACCGCGCTGTCCTTCTCGCTCGGCGCCATACTCGGTTTCTCGGCGGCGGTGTTCGGAGGCTGGTTCGACACGATCCTGTCGCGTCTCGTCGACCTGCTGATGTCGATCCCGACGCTGATCATGGGTCTGGTCGTGCTCTCCGTGCTGCCGACGAACCTGGTGACGCTGATCCTGGTCATGGGCATCCTCGACTCGACACGCGTCTACCGCCTGTCACGCGCGGTCGCCGTCGACATCAACGTCATGGACTATGTCGAGGCGGCAAAACTGCGCGGCGAAGGCAGTGCCTGGATCATCTTCCGCGAGATCCTGCCCAATGCGCTGTCGCCACTGGTTTCGGAACTCGGCCTGCGCTTCATCTATGCGGTGCTGTTCCTGTCGACGCTGTCCTTCCTCGGCCTTGGCGTGCAGCCGCCGGACGCCGACTGGGGCGGCATGGTCAAGGAGAACAAGGACGGCATCGTCTTCGGCATTGCCGCCGCGCTCATTCCGGCGGGAGCGATCGCGGCGCTCGCCATCTCGGTCAACCTTGTCGCCGACTGGATCCTCAACCGCACGACAAGCCTGAAGGGAGGACGCGGGTGATGGCCGACAGCAAAGCGAAACCCGGCGTGCTGCTCGATATCCGCAACCTGCGAATCGAGGCCACGGTGTACCCGCCCGGCGAGGCGCCAAAGAACATCGTGCTGGTGCACGATGTCTCGCTGACGCTGGAAAAGGGCAAGGTGCTGGGCCTGATCGGCGAGTCCGGCGCCGGCAAGTCGACCATCGGCCTGTCTTCCATGGGCTATGGCCGCGGCGGCGTGCGCATCACCGGCGGCGAGGTGATCCTCAATGGCCGTGACATCCTGAAGGGCGGCAAGGAAGGCTTCCGCAAGCTGCGCGGCCGCGAGGTCTGCTATGTCGCGCAATCGGCGGCCGCCGCCTTCAATCCGGCGCACCGGCTCATGGACCAGGTGGTGGAAGCCACGCTGCTGCACGGCACGGCGACACGCGCCGAGGCCGAGAAGCGAGCGGTCGCGTTGTTCAAGAAGCTCAGCCTGCCAAACCCCGAAACCATCGGCGAACGCTTTCCGCACCAGGTCTCGGGCGGCCAGCTGCAGCGCGTGATGACGGCAATGGCGCTGTGCTCGGAACCGGACCTGATCGTCTTCGACGAGCCGACGACGGCGCTCGACGTGACGACACAGATCGACGTTCTGGCGGCGATCAAGGATGCCATCCGCGACACCCATGTGGCGGCGCTCTACATCACGCACGACCTTGCCGTGGTCGCCCAGGTCTCCGACGAGATCATGGTGCTGCGCCACGGCCGGCTGGTCGAATGGGGCGGCACAAGGCAGATCATCAAGGAGCCGCGCCAGGAATACACCAACGCGCTGGTCTCGGTGCATGAGATCGAACATGCCGAACAGAAGCCGGGCGGGACGCCGTTCCTGTCGGTGAAAAATGTCACCGCCGCCTATGGCGGCGGCCAGGTCAAGGTGCTGAAGAACGTTTCGGTCGATATCTATCCCGGCCAGACGCTGGCCGTGGTCGGCGAGTCCGGCTCCGGCAAGTCGACGCTGGCGCGCGCCATCACCGGACTTCTGCCGCCCGAGCAGGGCAATGTCACCTTCGATGGACGCCCGCTGGCCAACCGGCTTGCCGACCGGCCGAAGGAGGATCTGCGCCAGTTGCAGATGATCTACCAGATGGCCGACGTGGCGATGAACCCGCGCCAGACCGTCGGCACCATTATCGGCCGCCCGCTCGAATTCTATTTCGGCATGCGCGGCCGAGAACGCGACAAGCGCGTTGCCGAACTGCTCGACGAGATCGAGATGGGCAAGGGT
It encodes:
- a CDS encoding ABC transporter substrate-binding protein, whose product is MSNELEFLSRRVAAGKLSRRDFLGRAAALGIAAPFANSLLSSAARAAGPVKGGTLKAGLVGGESTNSLDPALMMTQVPFAFGKCWGEMIVELSPDGKLENRIAEDIGSSKDAKVWTLKIRDGVEFHNGKTVTAEDVAATLERHSDEKSKSGALGYMKGIETIKASGKEVVLTLKEANADLPYLLSDYHLIVQPNGGKDKPDAGISAGPYVVKTNEPGVRHGGERFANYWQGDKMGHADQIEVIVINDATARTAALQGGQVNMINRVEPKIVDLIKRVPGVTIRNHAGPGHYVFIMHCNTAPFDNNDLRMALKLAIDREEMLTKVLRGYGSLGNDFPINAAYPLFTEIEQRKYDPDKAKFHYKKSGHDGTVLLRTSDVAFPGAVDASQLFQQSAAKAGIKIELKREPGDGYWNEVWNKQPFCASYWGGRSTQDQMYSTAYLSTADWNDTRFMRPDFDKMVLAARAELDEAKRKQMYHDMAVLVRDEGGLILPMFNQFIDATGAKVDGWVDDPHQELMNGYALAKCWLQA
- a CDS encoding ABC transporter permease: MLDIKRIPIPALIGLVLTALFVLAAVFAPLIAPHGNAEIVGDVWEPMSATHWLGTDNLGRDLLSRMIYGARITLFIAVLATALSFSLGAILGFSAAVFGGWFDTILSRLVDLLMSIPTLIMGLVVLSVLPTNLVTLILVMGILDSTRVYRLSRAVAVDINVMDYVEAAKLRGEGSAWIIFREILPNALSPLVSELGLRFIYAVLFLSTLSFLGLGVQPPDADWGGMVKENKDGIVFGIAAALIPAGAIAALAISVNLVADWILNRTTSLKGGRG
- a CDS encoding ABC transporter ATP-binding protein, which produces MADSKAKPGVLLDIRNLRIEATVYPPGEAPKNIVLVHDVSLTLEKGKVLGLIGESGAGKSTIGLSSMGYGRGGVRITGGEVILNGRDILKGGKEGFRKLRGREVCYVAQSAAAAFNPAHRLMDQVVEATLLHGTATRAEAEKRAVALFKKLSLPNPETIGERFPHQVSGGQLQRVMTAMALCSEPDLIVFDEPTTALDVTTQIDVLAAIKDAIRDTHVAALYITHDLAVVAQVSDEIMVLRHGRLVEWGGTRQIIKEPRQEYTNALVSVHEIEHAEQKPGGTPFLSVKNVTAAYGGGQVKVLKNVSVDIYPGQTLAVVGESGSGKSTLARAITGLLPPEQGNVTFDGRPLANRLADRPKEDLRQLQMIYQMADVAMNPRQTVGTIIGRPLEFYFGMRGRERDKRVAELLDEIEMGKGFLDRYPAELSGGQKQRVCIARSLAAKPKLIICDEVTSALDPLVANGILKLLLNLQQHEKVAYLFITHDLATVKSIADSIAVMYRGEVVRYGSKSKVLTPPFDAYTDLLLSSVPEMEIGWLEKAIKGRRMASAGN
- a CDS encoding ABC transporter permease, with protein sequence MSSPILKLIAQRIALGILLLLAISVLIFAGTQILPGDVAQAILGQSATPESLANLREQLGLNDPAYVRYFHWLGGVLTGDLGTAMSSGQDIATSIKGRLWNTLFLAFWAAIVAVPLAIILGLIAVRYRNGWVDKLISGLALASTSFPEFFIGYLLVYFFAVKWQIFPAISTVYDGMPFGERMQAIALPATALTLVVLAHMMRMTRAAILNVMQSAYVETAELKGLSAFAVIRKHAFPNAIAPIINVVMLNLAYLIVGVVVVEVIFVYPGMGQYLVDHVTKRDVPVVQAVGLIFAAVYISLNIIADIAAIVANPRLRHPK